The Polynucleobacter sp. HIN7 genomic interval TGATCATGAGCTCAATGAAATCAAGGTTAATAAGGTCCCTGGTTTAAGTGCCTTCCGGTTTGCCACCGATGCTGAAATCCTGGCGGCATACGGTTCTCCAGTGGGTTACTTAGGTCCGGTTGGTCTGCCAGCTTCAGTTCAAGTGATTGCTGATCGCACTGTGGCAAATATGAGCGACTTTGTCTGTGGTGCCAATGCCGAAGGCTATCACTTGACTGGTGTCAATTGGGGGCGCGACGTTCCTGAGCCTTTGGTAGCCGATGTGCGTAATGCAGTGGCCGGAGATCCTTCGCCAGATGGAAAAGGAACTCTTGAGATTTGTCGTGGCATTGAAGTGGGCCATGTCTTTCAATTGGGTACCCGATATTCCGAAGCGATGAAGTGCACCTATCTTGATGAAAATGGTAAAGCTCAGCCAATGGTGATGGGCTGTTACGGAATAGGCGTAACCCGTTTATTAGGCGCTGCGATTGAGCAGGGTCACGACGAGCGTGGAATTGTTTGGCCGATTTCCATGGCCCCATTTGAGGTTGTGATTTGTCCTGTGGGCTACGATAAATCCGATGCAGTGCGTGAAGCTGCTAATCATCTTCATCAAGAGCTTCTTGCTGCTGGCGTGGATGTTGTTTTAGATGATCGCGGTGAACGTCCAGGTGCGATGTTTGCAGACTGGGAGTTGATTGGTGTGCCTTATCGTGTCGTGATTGGCGAGCGCGGCCTGAAAGAGGGTCAAGTGGAGTTTCAGGGGCGACGTGAAAGTGCCACTCAATTAATACCGTTCCAGTCGATTGCGCAAACGATTATTGCTGCGATCAATACCGCAAAAAATAATTTGATTTAAGCTCTATTTTTTGAACAGCCCGCCGAGTCCTTTGGCGGCGCCACGGGCAGCAAGCGAGCTCATCATCTTGGCCATCTTGCCGCCTTTCATTTGCTTCATCATGCCTTGCATTTGTTCAAATTGCGCCAAGAGGCGATTGACCTCTTGAACTTGAACTCCTGCGCCGGCGGCAATGCGACGCTTACGACTCGCCTTGAGTAGCTCCGGTTTGGCACGCTCTTGCGGGGTCATGCTATCAATGATCCCTTGCATATGCTTCATTTGCTTATCAGCCATTCCTAAGTTCGCTTTACTAGCCTGTTGCGCAATTTGGCTGGGTAGTTTATCGAGCAGATTGGCCATGCCCCCCATGTTTTGCATTTGCTTAATTTGCTCTCGGAAGTCACTAAGATCAAAACCACCTTTTTGTATTTTGTTAGCAATCTTTTGGGCTTGCGCAACATCAACAGTTTGCTGGGCTTGCTCGACCAAGGCCAAGATATCGCCCATACCAAGGATGCGGTTGGTCATGCGCTGCGCATCAAAGGCCTCCAGCCCATCCATTTTTTCTGCAACGCCAATAAATTTGATGGGCACGCCGGTAATATGACGAACCGATAGCGCTGCACCCCCGCGGGAATCACCATCCAGTTTGGTCAGAATGACGCCGCTCAGGGGTAATGCCTCATGAAAAGCTCGCGCGGTATTAACAGCGTCTTGACCAAGCATGGCATCGACCACAAAAAGAGTTTCAATCGGTTTGAGACTCGCATGCAAAGACTTAATCTCTTGCATCATTTGTTCGTCAATTCCTAAACGACCTGCCGTGTCAACAATTAAAACATCGTGATAATGGCGTTTAGCCCAATCGAGCGCCGCATTGGCAATCTCAATGGGCTTTTGGTCAGGTGAGCTTGGAAAGAAATCCGCTCCAACTTGAGCGCTAACCGTTTTTAACTGCTCGATCGCGGCCGGACGATACACGTCGCACGAAACAGTCAAAACCTTTTTCTTTAACTTTTCTTGCAAGAACTTAGCAAGTTTGGCTGCCGAGGTTGTTTTACCAGCACCTTGCAAACCAGCCATCAAGATGACCGCAGGAGGTTGGGTGGCTAGATTTAATTTCCCAGACTCTTCTTCAGTCCCACCCATGATGAGAGCTAGCTCGCGTTGCACAACCCCCACCAAGGCTTGACCAGGGGTGAGACTGCCCACCACATCCTCACCAAGTGCCTTGAACTTGATTTGCTCCATGAGACTCTTTACCACCGGCAGGGCAACGTCAGCCTCTAGTAAGGCGAGACGAATCTCGCGCAACATGTCGGCCGTATTGTTTTCTGTCAGGCGAGCTTGACCCCGCATGGTTTTAACCACACGACTTAGGCGGTCGGTCAGATTCTCAAGCATTTATCGATTAGACTTTCGAAATGACTATTTTAGGTTACTCAGGATTTGGCTGGTTGCCATCCTTACTTTATCTCTTGCTGATTATTGTTTTGGGTTATCGCGACCAAAGGCGCCCTGAGACCCCATTTTTTATTGGCTTGGTCCAAATTTTGATTCTGATCGTGTTGATCATTCACGGAATCCTGTTGTACGAGTCGATTTTTAATGGTGAGCGCTTTGTATTTGGCTTTGCGCAAGATCTCTCCCTGATGGCTTGGGTGGGACTCAGTTTTTACTGGATTCAGAGCTTTTTCTTGCCCATTTCCAGCTTGCGGCTGATGACCATCAGCATGGCGA includes:
- the ffh gene encoding signal recognition particle protein, with product MLENLTDRLSRVVKTMRGQARLTENNTADMLREIRLALLEADVALPVVKSLMEQIKFKALGEDVVGSLTPGQALVGVVQRELALIMGGTEEESGKLNLATQPPAVILMAGLQGAGKTTSAAKLAKFLQEKLKKKVLTVSCDVYRPAAIEQLKTVSAQVGADFFPSSPDQKPIEIANAALDWAKRHYHDVLIVDTAGRLGIDEQMMQEIKSLHASLKPIETLFVVDAMLGQDAVNTARAFHEALPLSGVILTKLDGDSRGGAALSVRHITGVPIKFIGVAEKMDGLEAFDAQRMTNRILGMGDILALVEQAQQTVDVAQAQKIANKIQKGGFDLSDFREQIKQMQNMGGMANLLDKLPSQIAQQASKANLGMADKQMKHMQGIIDSMTPQERAKPELLKASRKRRIAAGAGVQVQEVNRLLAQFEQMQGMMKQMKGGKMAKMMSSLAARGAAKGLGGLFKK